A segment of the Agrobacterium tumefaciens genome:
GCTCTCGGTGCTGCTGCCGAAACTCCGCCGTAGGACGCGATCCATCACGAGCTGGCGTGCCTGGCTGCCCAGCCAGCCGATACATCGCGCCTGCCCGCTCTGTCTGAACGATCCGGAGAACCAAGCCGTACTGCTCGCGTGGAAGCTGCCCCTGATGCTGAGCTGCCCACTGCATGGCTGCTGGCTGGAATCCTATTGGGGCGTGCCAGGGCGGTTTCTCGGCTGGGAGAACGCCGACGCCGAACCGCGCACTGCCAGCGACGCGATTGCGGCGATGGACCAGCGTACCTGGCAGGCACTGACGACCGGCCACGTGGAGTTGCCGCGCCGACGCATCCACGCCGGATTGTGGTTTAGGCTGCTACGCACGCTGCTCGATGAGCTGAACACCCCGCTTTCGACGTGCGGCACCTACGCGGGGTATCTCCGCCAAATCTGGGAATGCTGCGGGCATCCGCTGCGTGCTGGGCAAAGTCTGTGGCGACCGTATGAAACCCTGAACCCGGCAGTACGGTTGCAGATGCTGGAGGCGGCGGCAACGGCAATCAGCTTGATTGAGGTGAGGGATATAAGCCCGCCAGGCGAGCACGCAAAGCTATTCTGGTCCGAGCCCCAAACCGGGTTCACCAGTGGCCTGCCGGCGAAAGCGCCGAAGCCCGAACCCGTCGATCACTGGCAGCGTGCAATCCAGGCCATTGATGAGGCCATCATTGAAGCACGACACAACCCCGAGACGGCACGCTCGCTGTTCGCGTTGGCTTCCTATGGTCGGCGCGACCCCGCTTCCTTGGAACAGTTGCGCGCCACCTTCGCGAAGGAAGGCATCCCCCCGGAATTTCTGTCACATTATGAGCCTAGCCTACCCTTTGCATGCCTTAGACAGAATGACGGGTTAAGTGACAAATTTTGACGTGCAGAGCTTCCCGATGCAAACTGTCACATAATCGAACGTATATGTGACAGGTACAAGATGCTGATTGGCTACATGCGAGTATCGAAGGCGGATGGCTCCCAGGCGACGGACTTGCAGCGCGATGCGCTGGTCGCGGCCGGTGTTGATCCGGCGCATCTCTATGAAGACCAAGCGTCCGGAAAACGCGAGGATCGTCCCGGTCTGGCGAGCTGTCTGAAGGCACTACGGCCAGGCGACACGTTGGTCGTTTGGAAACTGGATCGGCTCG
Coding sequences within it:
- a CDS encoding TniQ family protein translates to MKPAPHWPLHPAPREGEALSSWLNRVALCYHMEVSELLEHDLGHGQVDDLDTAPPLALLAMLSQRSGIEPDRLRCMSFAGWVPWLLDSLDDQIPDALETYAFQLSVLLPKLRRRTRSITSWRAWLPSQPIHRACPLCLNDPENQAVLLAWKLPLMLSCPLHGCWLESYWGVPGRFLGWENADAEPRTASDAIAAMDQRTWQALTTGHVELPRRRIHAGLWFRLLRTLLDELNTPLSTCGTYAGYLRQIWECCGHPLRAGQSLWRPYETLNPAVRLQMLEAAATAISLIEVRDISPPGEHAKLFWSEPQTGFTSGLPAKAPKPEPVDHWQRAIQAIDEAIIEARHNPETARSLFALASYGRRDPASLEQLRATFAKEGIPPEFLSHYEPSLPFACLRQNDGLSDKF